The following coding sequences lie in one Oryza brachyantha chromosome 10, ObraRS2, whole genome shotgun sequence genomic window:
- the LOC102720913 gene encoding chitinase 8, protein MRFVQAAAFAAALVLAVAASGAAAQGVGSIITQEVYDSMLPNRDNSLCPASGFYTYDAFIAAADSFPAFGTSGGSDELNKRELAAFFGQTSHETTGGTKGSSDQFQWGYCFKEEINKATSPPYYGRGPIQLTGQSNYQAAGDFLGLDLVGNPDLVSTDAVVSFKTALWFWTTAQGNKPSCHDVILGQWTPSPDDDAAGRVPGYGVITNIINGGIECGVGPNDANVDRIGYYQRYCDMLAVGYGDNLDCYNQRNFGS, encoded by the exons atgaggtTTGTGCAGGCAGCTGCCTTCGCAGCGGCGCTGGTGCTCGccgtggcggcgagcggcgcggcggcgcagggggTGGGGTCGATCATCACGCAGGAGGTGTACGACAGCATGCTGCCCAACCGCGACAACTCGCTCTGCCCGGCGAGTGGGTTCTACACGTACGACGccttcatcgccgccgccgactcgtTCCCGGCGTTCGGCAcctccggcggcagcgacgagcTCAACAAGCGCGAGCTCGCCGCCTTCTTCGGCCAGACCTCCCACGAGACCACCG GTGGCACGAAGGGGAGCTCGGATCAGTTCCAGTGGGGTTACTGCTTCAAGGAGGAGATAAACAAGGCCACGTCTCCACCCTACTATGGACGTGGCCCAATTCAATTGACAGG gCAGTCGAACTACCAGGCAGCCGGGGACTTCCTGGGGCTAGACCTGGTGGGCAACCCGGACCTGGTGTCCACCGACGCGGTGGTCTCCTTCAAGACGGCCCTCTGGTTCTGGACGACGGCGCAGGGGAACAAGCCGTCGTGCCACGACGTCATCCTCGGCCAgtggacgccgtcgccggacgacgacgccgccggccgcgtccCGGGCTACGGCGTCATCACCAACATCATCAACGGCGGCATCGAGTGCGGCGTCGGCCCCAACGACGCCAACGTCGACCGCATCGGCTACTACCAGCGCTACTGCGACATGCTCGCCGTCGGCTACGGCGACAACCTCGACTGCTACAACCAGCGCAACTTCGGCAGCTGA